The Deltaproteobacteria bacterium genome window below encodes:
- a CDS encoding two pore domain potassium channel family protein, which translates to MLRNHHRFMMGYTRKFLISLKRPLMIYMVTLSITAQLFFAAIFYWTEVDYNSKLVTFFDSLYFTVTLMTSVGLGDIVPVTSFGRLLAIIMMLAGTAIYVCFTAVLAAMIMEADPESISESDPEELA; encoded by the coding sequence ATGCTGCGAAATCATCACCGATTTATGATGGGCTACACCCGCAAATTTCTTATCAGCCTCAAGCGCCCCCTTATGATTTACATGGTTACCTTAAGTATTACGGCGCAGCTTTTTTTTGCGGCGATTTTCTATTGGACAGAAGTCGATTATAACTCGAAGCTCGTCACGTTCTTCGACTCTCTGTATTTTACCGTGACCCTAATGACCTCGGTCGGACTCGGCGACATCGTTCCAGTTACGTCTTTCGGCCGGTTGCTAGCGATCATCATGATGCTAGCAGGAACTGCTATTTATGTTTGTTTCACGGCCGTTTTGGCAGCCATGATCATGGAAGCGGATCCGGAGTCTATTTCTGAATCTGATCCAGAGGAACTCGCTTGA
- a CDS encoding DUF4360 domain-containing protein produces the protein MFFPMLKIFAVSAASILLASPQLALAQTDDTGNFTEGDLGAPPNADSEAVAGLLMHQPSYSGTGCPNGSATAVLSPDGKTLSVLFDSYVAEAGNHIGIARDAKGCQINIPFSVPAGYAVQVVKMDYRGFTALPAGSRSTFGAGFRFLEINGRTTAARRVLRANVMIGPRSENFTLTSMIPRSEFSPCGQNFVLAAESHLNVQSNRAGEQALSTVDSLDAVQTPVKYSLRWIRCETGRIPGRVEPDRPTRPNPPGRPRPPVRPPRFGR, from the coding sequence GTGTTTTTTCCAATGTTAAAAATCTTCGCCGTATCAGCAGCATCAATTCTTCTCGCATCACCGCAGTTGGCTCTGGCACAAACAGATGATACTGGAAACTTCACCGAAGGCGATCTCGGGGCTCCACCAAATGCAGATTCCGAAGCTGTTGCGGGTCTACTGATGCATCAACCATCTTACTCCGGAACCGGTTGCCCAAATGGATCCGCGACTGCGGTCCTATCTCCAGACGGAAAAACTCTTTCAGTGCTTTTTGACTCTTATGTCGCGGAAGCCGGCAATCACATTGGAATAGCGCGCGATGCGAAAGGCTGCCAAATTAATATCCCATTTTCAGTTCCGGCTGGATACGCAGTGCAAGTCGTAAAAATGGACTACCGAGGCTTCACGGCATTACCAGCTGGCTCGAGATCAACATTTGGAGCGGGATTCCGATTCCTCGAAATCAACGGGCGCACCACGGCTGCTCGACGTGTACTTCGAGCGAATGTCATGATCGGGCCAAGATCCGAGAACTTTACTTTAACTAGTATGATACCGAGGTCCGAGTTTTCTCCGTGCGGTCAAAACTTTGTTCTCGCTGCAGAGTCACATCTCAACGTTCAAAGCAATCGTGCCGGCGAACAAGCCTTATCAACAGTAGACTCGCTCGATGCTGTTCAAACTCCGGTAAAATACTCGCTCCGCTGGATTCGCTGTGAGACCGGTCGAATTCCCGGCCGAGTAGAGCCTGATCGACCGACGCGACCGAATCCACCGGGACGTCCTCGTCCGCCCGTTCGACCTCCACGCTTTGGTCGTTAG
- a CDS encoding DUF4360 domain-containing protein: protein MGCLVSIASALGSASTASANIGLQLGMPGYGGTGCPANSASVTLSPDQSSLSILFDQYVVEAGNGRQFDRKSCNIAIPVRVPQGYSISVFQVDYRGFNSLPAGARSTFNVDYFFAGGRGVRQSKTFWGPSANLYELTDHLTAEAVVWSACGAETNLRVNTNMFVQTNRRGELAMSTVDSADVTSGLVYHISWRRCR from the coding sequence ATGGGTTGTCTTGTTTCGATTGCTTCCGCACTTGGATCCGCAAGCACAGCGTCGGCAAACATCGGTTTGCAGCTTGGAATGCCAGGCTACGGTGGCACAGGGTGCCCAGCGAATTCAGCGAGTGTCACACTTTCGCCTGATCAATCCTCGCTTTCAATTCTCTTCGATCAATACGTAGTCGAAGCCGGCAACGGTCGACAGTTCGATCGAAAATCTTGCAACATTGCGATTCCCGTACGAGTACCGCAAGGCTATTCGATTTCGGTTTTTCAAGTGGATTACCGCGGGTTTAATTCTCTTCCCGCCGGAGCGCGATCGACCTTCAACGTCGATTATTTCTTCGCCGGTGGCCGAGGCGTTCGTCAGTCGAAAACGTTCTGGGGACCTTCTGCGAATCTTTATGAGCTCACTGATCATCTAACAGCTGAAGCGGTTGTATGGAGTGCGTGTGGTGCAGAAACAAACCTGCGTGTGAATACGAACATGTTCGTACAAACAAACCGTCGCGGTGAACTTGCGATGTCGACAGTGGATTCGGCTGATGTCACATCGGGCCTTGTTTACCATATTTCTTGGCGCCGTTGCCGATAA
- the hemH gene encoding ferrochelatase, protein MKFGILLVNLGTPDQPTPKAVGRYLRQFLMDPFVIDIPTALRWLLVNVAIVPRRKYKSAEAYQTVWTPEGSPLAIHLRNLVFELQKVRPDARVAGAMRYGNPSIEATLTDLKSSGITDLLVIPLYPQYAESSTRSSIEEVSHALARIAWSPALHVVRSFFDDQSHAEAWADLIELELNHEASDSSFKSEKHLLLSYHGLPERHLKKSDPSGSHCLDGGQATRQESELRTYSCCEKAISTGCLTLATCYRAQCLRTSQMIIEELKSRGINLKRDEWTMAFQSRLGRTPWIKPYTDDVIPMLAKRNVSLIVATPSFVADCLETIEEIGDRAKHDFLQAGGKDFRRVPCLNTSPTWVSSLKKLTEKSVSSLS, encoded by the coding sequence ATGAAGTTTGGAATTCTGCTCGTCAATCTTGGAACGCCCGATCAACCGACCCCAAAGGCGGTTGGACGATACTTAAGACAGTTTTTGATGGATCCCTTCGTGATCGATATTCCGACAGCCCTACGTTGGCTACTGGTGAATGTCGCAATTGTTCCTCGAAGAAAGTATAAGTCGGCAGAAGCCTATCAAACTGTTTGGACTCCTGAGGGCTCGCCGCTTGCGATTCACTTGCGAAATCTTGTCTTCGAGCTTCAAAAAGTTCGTCCCGATGCCAGGGTGGCTGGAGCTATGAGATACGGAAATCCTTCAATTGAAGCCACACTTACTGATTTGAAGAGTTCCGGCATTACTGATCTTTTGGTTATTCCTCTTTATCCACAATATGCTGAAAGTTCGACGCGCTCATCGATCGAAGAAGTTTCACATGCATTAGCACGAATTGCTTGGAGCCCTGCGCTTCACGTCGTGCGAAGTTTTTTTGATGATCAAAGTCACGCAGAAGCCTGGGCGGATTTGATTGAGTTAGAGCTAAATCATGAAGCTTCGGATTCATCATTTAAATCAGAAAAGCATTTACTTCTCAGTTACCATGGCTTGCCAGAACGACATCTCAAAAAGTCTGATCCAAGCGGTTCGCATTGTTTGGATGGAGGGCAGGCAACTCGCCAAGAAAGTGAACTTCGAACCTATTCTTGTTGCGAAAAAGCGATTTCAACTGGATGCCTGACGCTAGCTACTTGTTACCGGGCGCAGTGCCTCCGAACGTCGCAGATGATAATTGAAGAATTGAAAAGTCGTGGCATCAATTTGAAACGAGACGAGTGGACAATGGCGTTTCAATCGAGGCTTGGAAGAACACCGTGGATTAAGCCCTATACGGACGATGTGATTCCAATGCTTGCCAAGAGAAATGTTAGTTTGATAGTTGCGACTCCCAGTTTCGTTGCCGATTGCCTGGAGACGATCGAAGAAATCGGGGATCGCGCCAAGCATGACTTCCTTCAAGCTGGCGGAAAAGATTTTCGACGAGTACCCTGTTTGAATACTTCACCAACTTGGGTTTCATCGTTGAAAAAGCTGACCGAAAAATCGGTCAGCTCGCTAAGTTAA
- a CDS encoding NAD(P)H-hydrate dehydratase: MSGKPFDKPLRKITRLGVRRHLPRRTAKQNKSNGGRSLIVAGSSRYLGAAILAAQAASRVGSGYVTVASADGKSLRNHLVRHPDFLVRDFDSAMIHSHLESEYSAIAIGPGLGKKPAIRRLALRLIKKLMRTSLPVVLDADALNAIAEFYTPADGLFPSSWIMTPHEGELSRLLNISSQRIRNNRESSVRAAREKFGCTIVLKGDRTLIAGRKDLWVNTSGNSALAKAGTGDVLTGIIVGLLAQQVPAEDAAKLGVFLHGLQADRWVKTGNDHLSLMASDLVARLPKDLFLLRAR, from the coding sequence TTGAGCGGAAAGCCATTCGATAAACCCCTCCGGAAGATCACGCGGCTCGGCGTTAGACGGCATCTCCCGCGACGAACCGCTAAGCAAAATAAATCCAACGGTGGGCGCAGTCTTATCGTTGCCGGTAGTTCAAGGTATTTAGGAGCTGCAATATTGGCCGCGCAAGCAGCGTCCAGAGTGGGCTCAGGGTATGTTACTGTGGCTTCGGCCGACGGCAAATCACTGCGAAACCATCTCGTCAGACATCCAGATTTTCTGGTTCGGGATTTTGATTCCGCGATGATCCATTCACATCTTGAAAGCGAGTACTCGGCAATCGCCATCGGGCCCGGTTTGGGTAAAAAGCCAGCGATCAGGCGGCTTGCCTTGCGCCTCATAAAAAAACTGATGCGAACAAGTTTGCCGGTCGTCCTCGATGCCGATGCACTCAATGCTATTGCGGAATTTTACACGCCAGCCGATGGACTGTTTCCTTCCTCTTGGATAATGACTCCGCACGAAGGTGAACTGTCACGGTTGTTAAACATTTCATCCCAGCGAATTCGGAATAATCGCGAAAGCTCAGTTCGAGCGGCACGGGAAAAGTTTGGCTGCACGATCGTTTTGAAGGGTGATCGGACTTTGATTGCGGGTAGGAAGGACCTTTGGGTCAACACGTCAGGTAACTCGGCACTTGCTAAGGCTGGAACAGGTGATGTGTTGACAGGAATAATTGTTGGACTTCTTGCCCAGCAGGTACCAGCTGAGGATGCCGCAAAGCTGGGGGTTTTTCTTCATGGCCTCCAAGCTGACCGGTGGGTAAAGACCGGAAATGATCATTTAAGCTTGATGGCCAGCGATCTTGTTGCGCGACTTCCGAAAGACCTCTTCTTGCTGCGCGCGCGGTAG